From Rhododendron vialii isolate Sample 1 chromosome 10a, ASM3025357v1, the proteins below share one genomic window:
- the LOC131304598 gene encoding glucan endo-1,3-beta-D-glucosidase ARB_01444-like: MSPPTETQTRPFRFPQTESTVLPDPARFFSPNLLASPLPTNSFFQNFVLEKGDKPEYIHPYLIKSSLSCISLSYPIQLSSPAFTYQVFTPDLTISSANNTNPSSTHVVSSFSDLGLTLDLPSSGLRFFLVRGSPYLTCVASINVPIIISSVHAILHFDPNSSYTKYTITLDNNQKWVMYIDTPSSALSNDISSITSGHGGSTWTIRIAILPDSDPKSEAILDQFSSCYPVSGEAVFVMPFCLEYKWYKKGLGDLLMLAHPLHLRLLAGNSRGITVLDDFKYKGIDGEVVGVVGDSWLLTSDPFSVTWHSIGGVKEESYPEIIDALVKDVRALNAASISTNESYFYGKLVARAARLGLIAEELSYVDVIPSIRKYLKNTIEPWLDGTFGPNGFLYDAKWGGIVTKLGSTDSMADFGFGLYNDHHYHLGNFLYGIAVLAKIDSAWGRKYRPQAYSLMADFMNLGRRGNSLYPRLRCFDLWKLHSWAAGLTEFPDGRNQESTSQAVNAYYSAALMGFAYGDIQLVAIGSTLSAMEIHSAQMWCHVRERDTLYPQDFTRENRLVGILWANKRETRLWFAPSEWKECRLGIHLLPLLPISEVLFSEISFARELVAWTLPALAREGVGEGWKGFLYALQGVYDKEGSLGNIRNLNGFDDGNSRTNLLWWIHSRGGDEEERGVRGEKFCWFGHYCH; encoded by the exons ATGTCACCGCCTACGgaaacccaaacccgcccgtttcgGTTCCCCCAAACCGAATCCACCGTCCTCCCCGACCCGGCCCGTTTCTTCTCCCCCAACCTCCTCGCCTCCCCTCTCCCCACCAACTCCTTCTTCCAAAACTTCGTCCTCGAAAAAGGCGACAAGCCGGAGTACATCCACCCCTACCTCatcaaatcctctctctcctgcatctctctctcctacccGATACAGCTCTCCTCCCCCGCCTTCACTTACCAGGTCTTCACCCCtgatctcaccatctcatccgCAAACAACACAAACCCTAGCTCCACCCACGTGGTCTCTTCCTTCAGCGATCTGGGCTTGACCCTTGACCTGCCTTCCAGTGGTCTCAGGTTTTTCCTCGTTAGGGGCAGCCCTTACTTGACTTGTGTCGCCTCCATCAACGTTCCCATAATTATCTCCTCCGTCCATGCCATTCTTCATTTCGATCCTAATAGCTCTTACACTAAGTACACCATTACTCTCGATAATAATCAGAAATGGGTTATGTATATTGATACGCCGTCTAGCGCCTTGAGTAATGACATTTCTTCCATAACTTCAG GTCACGGTGGGTCTACCTGGACTATACGGATTGCAATTTTACCGGATTCTGATCCCAAGTCTGAAGCAATACTAGATCAATTCAGTTCTTGTTATCCGGTATCCGGTGAAGCTGTTTTCGTTATGCCATTTTGTTTGGAGTACAAGTGGTATAAGAAAGGGTTGGGAGACTTGCTCATGCTTGCCCACCCTCTCCATCTCCGGCTTCTTGCTGGTAACTCACGCGGAATTACTGTTTTGGACGATTTCAAGTACAAAGGCATTGATGGTGAGGTTGTGGGTGTTGTTGGAGATTCATGGCTATTGACATCTGACCCTTTTTCTGTTACTTGGCATTCTATTGGAGGTGTCAAAGAAGAATCATATCCTGAAATTATTGATGCACTTGTCAAAGACGTTAGGGCTTTAAATGCAGCCTCAATATCGACAAATGAATCTTATTTTTATGGAAAACTGGTTGCAAGAGCAGCAAGGTTAGGTTTAATTGCTGAGGAGTTGTCTTATGTTGATGTAATCCCAAGTATCCGGAAGTACTTAAAGAATACAATTGAGCCATGGTTAGATGGAACTTTTGGGCCAAACGGCTTCTTGTATGATGCCAAGTGGGGTGGGATTGTGACTAAACTAGGGTCTACGGATTCTATGGCTGATTTCGGGTTTGGTCTCTACAACGATCACCATTACCATTTGGGCAATTTTCTTTACGGAATTGCAGTGCTAGCAAAGATTGATTCGGCTTGGGGGAGAAAGTACAGGCCTCAAGCTTATTCACTTATGGCAGATTTCATGAACTTGGGTAGGCGTGGGAATTCATTGTATCCCCGGTTGAGGTGTTTTGATTTGTGGAAATTACATTCATGGGCTGCAGGGTTAACTGAATTCCCAGATGGGAGAAATCAAGAGAGCACAAGTCAAGCTGTGAATGCTTACTATTCGGCAGCTTTGATGGGGTTTGCTTATGGGGACATCCAACTCGTTGCCATCGGATCCACACTCTCAGCAATGGAAATTCATTCGGCTCAAATGTGGTGTCACGTGAGAGAAAGAGATACTTTGTATCCACAAGATTTTACAAGAGAGAATAGGTTGGTGGGGATTTTATGGGCTAACAAGAGGGAAACTAGACTGTGGTTTGCTCCGTCCGAGTGGAAGGAATGCAGGCTGGGGATTCATCTGCTGCCGTTGTTGCCTATTTCTGaggttttgttttctgaaatCAGTTTTGCGAGAGAGCTGGTGGCGTGGACGTTGCCGGCCCTGGCAAGAGAGGGAGTTGGAGAAGGGTGGAAGGGGTTTTTGTATGCATTACAAGGGGTTTATGATAAAGAGGGTTCTTTGGGTAATATTAGGAACTTGAATGGTTTTGACGACGGGAATTCGCGTACGAATCTTTTGTGGTGGATTCACAGTAGAGGTGGTGATGAAGAGGAGAGGGGTGTGAGGGGGGAGAAGTTCTGCTGGTTTGGTCACTACTGTCATTGA